One window of Thermocoleostomius sinensis A174 genomic DNA carries:
- a CDS encoding peptidoglycan-binding domain-containing protein — MILVPSLYQSKCQPSFRLGCGFDYVLMLGAFMVVCAASFTMSDGVQAQTGPYPPQREVGYGGEPTINLQRRLSELGYYNGEISGYYGPQTHDAVIRFQQDMGLEPDGIVGPATARALAEWGGSPRSIDEPSGGEPITNRSVAQNTIQLNDEGEQVAELQQRLAELGYYNGDFSGVFDYATEAAVMQFQRNNGLEADGIVGPSTEDTLRRPSEEIQQPIAPSEATREPTDPQASHSTFSSGETVAQGNLLRIGDSGQAVSELQTRLQALGYYQGAVTGTYDATTTAAVIAFQQAQGLTIDGIAGPQVNSALYNPNLYNPNNVVAMTPTSTDPITTPLPDPNATIPGTTVPNVVAMPTSVVPTVPTMPIPTNPQPGLQPPQPQLETQQAQLVLNQNLDEGRYSVAELQRRLRDEGLYSGEISGMMTAETQAAIVAAQRKHGLSPSDLLDTASN, encoded by the coding sequence ATGATCCTTGTCCCTTCTTTGTATCAATCGAAGTGTCAGCCCTCATTCCGATTGGGGTGTGGGTTTGATTATGTCCTGATGTTAGGCGCGTTTATGGTTGTCTGTGCTGCTAGTTTCACGATGTCCGATGGGGTACAGGCTCAAACGGGGCCCTATCCACCCCAACGAGAAGTGGGATACGGTGGCGAGCCAACAATCAACCTTCAGCGTCGTCTCTCCGAATTGGGGTATTACAACGGCGAAATTTCTGGATACTATGGGCCGCAAACCCACGACGCTGTTATTCGATTTCAGCAAGATATGGGACTAGAGCCAGATGGCATTGTGGGTCCGGCAACGGCTCGAGCGCTAGCCGAATGGGGCGGATCTCCTCGATCGATCGATGAACCAAGTGGTGGTGAGCCTATCACCAATCGATCGGTTGCGCAAAACACCATTCAACTTAATGATGAAGGCGAACAGGTTGCAGAACTACAGCAACGGTTGGCTGAATTGGGATACTATAACGGCGATTTCTCTGGAGTTTTTGACTATGCGACAGAAGCAGCCGTCATGCAGTTTCAGCGCAACAATGGGCTAGAAGCAGATGGCATTGTGGGCCCAAGCACTGAAGACACGTTGCGCCGCCCCAGTGAAGAAATACAGCAGCCGATCGCTCCCTCGGAAGCGACTCGTGAACCGACCGATCCTCAAGCTAGCCATTCAACTTTTTCAAGCGGCGAGACGGTGGCGCAGGGCAATCTGCTGCGCATAGGTGACAGTGGACAAGCTGTGAGTGAACTGCAAACTCGCTTGCAAGCCCTTGGATATTATCAAGGTGCAGTAACGGGAACCTATGATGCGACAACTACTGCGGCTGTCATTGCGTTTCAACAGGCACAAGGATTAACGATCGATGGCATTGCCGGGCCACAAGTCAATTCAGCCCTCTACAATCCCAACCTCTACAATCCCAACAATGTTGTGGCAATGACCCCAACCTCGACGGACCCAATTACGACGCCGTTACCTGATCCGAATGCCACCATTCCAGGCACTACTGTTCCCAATGTTGTGGCTATGCCTACTTCAGTTGTGCCTACTGTTCCCACCATGCCGATTCCCACCAATCCGCAGCCAGGACTCCAACCGCCGCAACCCCAACTAGAGACCCAACAGGCGCAATTAGTCCTCAATCAAAATCTAGATGAAGGGCGATATAGTGTCGCTGAATTGCAGCGCCGTTTGCGAGATGAAGGATTGTACTCTGGAGAGATTAGTGGCATGATGACTGCCGAGACTCAAGCGGCAATCGTGGCGGCCCAGCGCAAACATGGGTTAAGTCCAAGCGATCTGCTAGACACTGCCTCCAACTAA
- a CDS encoding DUF2808 domain-containing protein, with protein sequence MAHRMRLMSSLLSIAAIAGYGVAISPLPSQAQGTPGLTIFSGVERENQLGYRMDFFGRPGARDRYRLRIPRDKMTVAVSEFFVDYPETYRGRFDPNAVRLQVNGDPVDLDEVIWDAENRVISIYPTEPVPANTRIEIVLSNVRNPNRVGTHYFNALVVAAGDIPVRQYLGTWILSIGPND encoded by the coding sequence ATGGCACACCGAATGCGTTTAATGTCTTCTCTGTTGTCTATTGCCGCAATCGCGGGATATGGGGTTGCCATCTCTCCGCTGCCATCTCAGGCCCAAGGCACACCCGGATTAACCATTTTTAGTGGGGTTGAACGCGAAAATCAGTTGGGCTATCGGATGGATTTTTTTGGGCGACCCGGAGCACGCGATCGCTATCGTCTACGAATTCCCCGTGACAAGATGACGGTGGCGGTTTCAGAATTTTTTGTAGACTATCCTGAAACCTATCGTGGTCGCTTTGACCCCAATGCTGTGCGCTTACAGGTGAATGGAGATCCTGTGGATCTCGATGAAGTGATTTGGGATGCTGAAAATCGAGTGATTAGCATTTATCCTACGGAACCTGTACCAGCTAATACTCGCATCGAAATTGTGCTCTCGAATGTGCGAAACCCAAATCGGGTAGGAACCCATTACTTCAATGCACTGGTGGTTGCTGCTGGAGATATTCCAGTTCGGCAATACCTTGGGACTTGGATTTTGTCGATTGGCCCTAATGATTAG
- the rpmH gene encoding 50S ribosomal protein L34, producing MTKRTLEGTCRKRKRTSGFRARMRTKTGQRVIKARRRKGRARLAV from the coding sequence ATGACGAAGCGGACTTTAGAGGGAACCTGTCGCAAGCGCAAAAGAACATCAGGGTTTCGAGCACGGATGCGAACTAAGACAGGACAACGGGTTATCAAGGCTCGCCGTCGTAAGGGGCGGGCACGGTTAGCTGTTTAA
- the rnpA gene encoding ribonuclease P protein component: MTLPNVHRLRHRQDFNTVYQLGMKRTTPHLILRALPPIIQNPDAASDLSQSDEFEPPTRIGISVSQKVSKRAVVRNRIKRQLRAALRRLLPGLIPGWQLVIIAKPNASECDYEEFLRELEELLINTEVFNGHSGRSLL, translated from the coding sequence GTGACTTTACCCAACGTTCATCGCCTGCGACATCGACAAGATTTCAATACGGTTTATCAGTTGGGAATGAAGCGAACAACGCCCCATTTGATTTTGAGGGCGCTGCCACCAATCATTCAAAACCCCGACGCAGCATCAGATTTATCGCAATCAGATGAATTCGAGCCGCCGACTCGAATCGGCATTTCGGTTAGCCAAAAGGTCAGCAAACGCGCCGTTGTGCGTAATCGCATTAAGCGACAACTTCGGGCTGCCTTACGCCGATTGCTACCTGGGCTAATTCCTGGTTGGCAGCTAGTGATCATTGCAAAGCCGAATGCAAGCGAGTGCGATTATGAAGAATTTCTGCGAGAATTAGAGGAGTTATTGATAAACACTGAGGTATTCAATGGCCATTCGGGAAGAAGTCTACTATGA
- a CDS encoding PH domain-containing protein has protein sequence MAIREEVYYDGGPHIGDLIINLLVGLTIVGLPLTIGAVVRALWLRYRITDRRISVTGGWMGRDRSDIIYSEIVKVVTVPRGLGTWGDMVLTLRDGSRLELRAVPKFREVYEYINQKLSAKAQKVSGPLGRQDS, from the coding sequence ATGGCCATTCGGGAAGAAGTCTACTATGATGGCGGCCCTCATATTGGGGATCTCATTATTAATTTATTAGTAGGACTAACAATCGTTGGATTGCCTTTAACCATTGGTGCAGTGGTTCGGGCCCTTTGGCTGCGCTATCGCATTACCGATCGGCGAATTTCAGTGACAGGAGGGTGGATGGGACGCGATCGCAGTGACATCATTTACTCGGAAATTGTGAAGGTGGTGACAGTTCCTCGCGGATTAGGAACTTGGGGCGATATGGTGCTCACCCTCAGAGATGGCAGTCGATTGGAGCTTAGAGCCGTCCCTAAATTCCGCGAAGTCTATGAATACATTAATCAAAAACTTTCAGCAAAGGCTCAGAAGGTAAGTGGGCCACTGGGACGACAAGATAGCTAG
- the yidC gene encoding membrane protein insertase YidC, with amino-acid sequence MDFGVGFLSNNVMLPILDFFYGIVPSYGLAIVALTLVIRFALYPLSAKSIRNMRQMKVAQPVMQKRMKEVQERYKDDPAKQQEEISKIYKELGNPLAGCLPVLVQMPILFALFATLRGSPFSDVNYTVNVQILPREQITQIQPQAFVSNPQNIYVSDGVHVPIAAVIPGGNRLVVGEKTDIQFQSTNGTPLNELLEQYPETEIIPSWKIVKGEELVQFDENGNLEALAPGEVTLQGTVPGLAANKGFLFIKALGRVGAFDQNGNINWDILAMVLFFGVSLYINQLLSGQGSAGANPQQAAVNRYTPIIFSGMFLFFPLPAGVLMYMSIANIFQTLQTYILSREPLPEHLQKIVDAEEKKGDDRSALPFEPTRKKETDAAKAEAKKPSTSAAKKETATTAPKKEPKKDSGRSKKKG; translated from the coding sequence ATGGATTTTGGCGTCGGATTTCTTTCTAATAATGTAATGTTGCCAATCCTGGACTTTTTCTACGGGATTGTGCCTAGCTATGGTCTGGCTATCGTGGCTCTGACATTGGTTATCCGCTTTGCTCTCTATCCTCTGAGTGCAAAGTCCATTCGCAACATGCGGCAGATGAAAGTCGCTCAACCTGTGATGCAGAAGCGAATGAAGGAGGTGCAGGAGCGGTACAAAGATGATCCAGCAAAGCAGCAAGAGGAAATCAGCAAAATCTACAAGGAGTTAGGCAATCCCTTAGCTGGGTGCTTGCCGGTTCTTGTGCAGATGCCAATTCTATTTGCGCTATTTGCAACTCTCCGAGGATCGCCGTTCTCAGATGTGAATTACACAGTGAATGTTCAGATTCTTCCACGGGAACAAATTACGCAAATTCAGCCACAAGCGTTTGTTAGTAACCCTCAAAATATTTATGTGTCCGATGGAGTGCATGTGCCGATTGCGGCAGTCATTCCCGGCGGAAATCGTCTGGTGGTGGGTGAAAAAACTGACATTCAGTTCCAGTCTACGAACGGTACACCGCTCAATGAATTGCTAGAGCAATACCCTGAAACAGAAATTATTCCTTCGTGGAAGATTGTTAAGGGTGAAGAGTTAGTACAGTTTGACGAAAATGGCAACCTTGAAGCTTTGGCTCCTGGCGAAGTCACCTTGCAAGGAACGGTTCCAGGCTTGGCAGCAAACAAGGGCTTCTTGTTCATCAAAGCCTTGGGACGGGTAGGAGCGTTCGACCAGAATGGCAACATCAACTGGGACATTTTGGCAATGGTGCTGTTTTTCGGGGTCAGCCTTTATATTAATCAGTTACTATCTGGGCAAGGCTCAGCCGGAGCTAATCCTCAACAGGCGGCGGTGAATCGCTACACACCCATCATTTTTTCTGGGATGTTCTTATTCTTCCCCTTGCCGGCGGGTGTGTTGATGTACATGTCGATCGCCAACATTTTCCAGACGCTGCAAACTTACATTCTCTCTAGAGAACCGTTGCCAGAGCATTTGCAGAAAATCGTGGACGCAGAGGAAAAGAAAGGCGACGATCGATCGGCGTTACCCTTTGAACCAACTCGCAAAAAAGAGACCGACGCAGCGAAAGCAGAGGCGAAAAAGCCTTCTACGTCTGCCGCTAAGAAGGAAACAGCAACAACCGCTCCCAAGAAAGAGCCGAAGAAAGATTCTGGACGCTCTAAGAAGAAGGGTTAG
- a CDS encoding Jag family protein — protein sequence MDDEQIQHGRQWLETLLALAGLNSQVHVDADKLLTEGSCWLTIDDTALSSAQINALTGEGGMALDAIQYLANTTLNLGRPEESQTAYTIELSGYRVRRQAELQALAEQAVQHVRDTGEEYEMVALSAAERRQVHTYLKGFDDLETFSRGKEPDRRLVVRPV from the coding sequence ATGGATGATGAACAAATTCAACACGGACGCCAATGGCTGGAAACCTTGTTAGCGCTAGCTGGTTTGAATTCTCAAGTTCATGTGGATGCTGACAAGCTCCTCACCGAGGGAAGCTGTTGGCTCACAATTGATGATACAGCCCTCTCATCGGCTCAAATTAATGCCTTGACAGGTGAGGGGGGCATGGCCCTGGATGCCATTCAATACCTTGCTAACACGACGCTGAACTTGGGACGGCCCGAGGAATCACAAACAGCATACACCATCGAGTTGTCAGGCTACCGGGTGCGGCGTCAAGCAGAATTACAAGCGTTGGCCGAACAGGCGGTACAACATGTGCGTGACACAGGTGAGGAATACGAGATGGTAGCACTATCAGCAGCAGAACGGCGTCAAGTGCACACTTATCTGAAAGGATTTGACGATCTAGAAACATTTAGTCGTGGCAAAGAGCCCGATCGCCGCTTGGTGGTGCGTCCAGTTTAA
- a CDS encoding YceD family protein, translating into MEAIYIPQLARAPQQTEILQLRDYLPGLDTLTPVQGRMTVRHCGNYLEIMAQAEAIMTLTCDRCLQQYNCRVAVDTSELIWLQEEPEFTEEDDLEREVAFDDLVESLPPQGHFKPDEWLYEQFCLALPQRQLCDPSCPGIPSNSAAEPTSVDRRWASLETLKNYLPNEQN; encoded by the coding sequence ATGGAGGCGATCTATATTCCTCAATTGGCTAGAGCACCGCAGCAGACTGAGATCCTTCAGCTTCGTGACTATTTACCCGGTTTGGACACGTTAACGCCAGTCCAAGGAAGAATGACGGTGCGGCATTGTGGCAATTATTTAGAGATTATGGCCCAAGCCGAGGCAATCATGACCCTTACTTGCGATCGCTGTCTACAGCAATATAACTGTCGTGTGGCGGTTGATACATCTGAACTGATCTGGCTTCAAGAGGAACCTGAGTTTACTGAAGAAGACGATTTAGAGCGGGAAGTCGCGTTTGATGATTTGGTAGAATCGCTGCCTCCCCAAGGTCACTTTAAACCCGACGAATGGCTTTATGAGCAGTTTTGTTTGGCCCTGCCGCAACGACAACTTTGTGATCCATCGTGTCCTGGCATTCCGTCCAACTCTGCGGCTGAACCTACCTCGGTCGATCGCCGCTGGGCTTCGCTAGAAACCCTGAAAAATTATTTGCCGAACGAACAGAATTAA
- a CDS encoding AAA family ATPase → MAFNDDFELLLRARYPLIYIPTREEERVEAAIAQSARQLGDRSFYIWDFVDGYQGNLNDAGFGRRNPLQALEFVEKLPASVAAVLVLRDFHRFLDDVSVARKLRNLARLLKSQPKNLVILAPQVAIPEDLSEVLTVLEFPLPHRDEIRAELERLLSATRQSSLEPRVLDELVRSCQGLSMERIRRVLAKAIATHGNIEADDVDLILEEKRQSIRQTQILDFYPATERISDIGGLDNLKDWLLRRGGAFSERARQYGLPYPRGLLLVGIQGTGKSLTAKAIAHHWHLPLLRLDVGRLFAGLVGESESRTRQMIQLAEALAPCVLWIDEIDKAFAGIDGKGDSGTTSRVFGTFITWLAEKTSPVFVVATANNIQALPPEMLRRGRFDEIFFVGLPSQEERRSIFAVHLSRLRAHNLQSYDLDRLAYETPDFSGAEIEQILIEAMHIGFSQNRDFTTDDILEAASQIIPLARTAQDQIQLLQNWAATGRVRLASRQAGLSSRIQHQSLQ, encoded by the coding sequence ATGGCCTTTAACGACGATTTTGAACTTCTACTGCGGGCGCGTTATCCGCTGATCTACATTCCAACTCGTGAGGAAGAACGAGTGGAAGCTGCCATTGCTCAGTCTGCTAGACAACTGGGCGATCGAAGTTTCTATATTTGGGACTTTGTCGATGGCTATCAGGGCAATCTGAACGATGCCGGGTTTGGGCGGCGCAACCCCCTGCAAGCATTGGAGTTTGTTGAAAAACTGCCAGCCTCTGTCGCGGCTGTGTTGGTACTACGGGATTTTCATCGGTTCTTGGATGATGTATCGGTCGCACGTAAGCTGCGCAATTTGGCACGGTTGTTGAAGTCTCAACCTAAAAATCTTGTGATTCTCGCCCCGCAAGTTGCGATTCCAGAAGATCTCAGTGAGGTCCTTACTGTTCTAGAATTTCCGTTACCTCATCGGGATGAAATCCGGGCTGAACTAGAGCGACTGCTGTCGGCAACCCGGCAGTCTTCGTTAGAACCCAGAGTGTTAGATGAACTCGTGCGTTCTTGCCAGGGATTATCAATGGAGCGCATTCGCCGAGTGTTGGCAAAAGCCATTGCTACACACGGCAACATAGAAGCAGATGATGTCGATCTAATTTTGGAAGAGAAACGGCAGAGCATTCGACAAACTCAGATTTTGGACTTCTATCCGGCAACCGAACGCATTTCCGATATTGGCGGATTAGATAACCTCAAAGATTGGTTGTTGCGACGGGGCGGAGCTTTCTCGGAACGAGCGCGGCAGTATGGCTTGCCCTATCCACGGGGCTTGCTGCTGGTGGGAATTCAGGGAACGGGGAAATCTCTAACGGCAAAGGCGATCGCGCATCATTGGCACTTACCGTTACTGCGACTTGATGTGGGTCGATTATTTGCAGGATTGGTTGGAGAGTCGGAATCGCGCACTCGGCAGATGATCCAACTAGCTGAAGCGTTAGCCCCCTGTGTTTTATGGATTGACGAAATTGATAAAGCCTTCGCTGGCATTGACGGAAAGGGTGATTCCGGCACTACTAGCCGCGTTTTTGGTACATTTATTACCTGGCTCGCCGAGAAAACCTCACCAGTGTTTGTGGTGGCAACCGCCAATAATATTCAGGCACTTCCTCCAGAAATGCTGCGGCGAGGTCGATTTGATGAAATCTTTTTTGTGGGGCTACCCAGTCAGGAGGAACGGCGATCGATTTTTGCAGTACATTTATCACGGCTGCGAGCACATAATTTGCAAAGCTATGACCTCGATCGATTGGCTTACGAAACTCCTGATTTTTCGGGAGCAGAAATTGAACAAATTTTGATTGAAGCGATGCACATTGGCTTTAGCCAGAATCGTGACTTTACCACCGACGATATTTTGGAAGCGGCGAGTCAAATTATCCCGCTAGCGCGAACGGCGCAAGATCAGATCCAACTGCTGCAAAACTGGGCCGCTACAGGTCGGGTGCGTTTGGCTTCCAGACAAGCAGGATTAAGTAGTCGAATTCAGCACCAATCTCTACAATAG
- a CDS encoding SH3 domain-containing protein, translating to MTWSGFSKLILGVLLAIGILFGTGVSLTRYLIGRLATPPPRPVFANDPSPVVSPVTTATEAPPPEEPPLPEEAAPVSPSPVAEEGYTARVIQPIGLILRDQPSRDAVQVGGIEFNRELTVLETSSDGEWQRVRLGNGAEGWVRAGNTERLN from the coding sequence ATGACTTGGTCTGGATTCAGTAAGTTAATTCTTGGCGTACTGTTGGCGATCGGAATTTTGTTTGGAACCGGAGTCAGCCTCACCCGCTACCTCATCGGACGGTTAGCCACCCCACCCCCAAGACCAGTATTCGCTAATGATCCCTCCCCTGTGGTCAGCCCTGTGACCACCGCTACAGAAGCCCCACCCCCTGAAGAACCGCCTTTGCCAGAGGAAGCTGCTCCGGTCAGTCCTTCTCCTGTCGCTGAGGAGGGTTATACAGCGCGGGTAATTCAGCCGATCGGGTTGATCTTGCGGGATCAACCCAGTCGCGATGCCGTTCAAGTGGGAGGCATTGAATTTAATCGAGAATTAACCGTGCTTGAGACTAGCTCGGACGGCGAATGGCAACGGGTTCGCCTAGGTAATGGTGCAGAAGGGTGGGTGAGAGCCGGCAACACAGAGCGGTTGAACTAA
- a CDS encoding glycosyltransferase, producing the protein MKQVGVVAIGRNEGERLRQCLTSAIAQQVAQVVYVDSGSTDGSVELARSLGVDVVELDLSIPFTAARARNAGFDRLVQLQPALEFVQFVDGDCELVAGWLDRACTELIAHPEVAVVCGRRRERYPEKSVYNRLCDLEWDTPIGETKACGGDAMMRVVAIQQAGGFNPTLIAGEEPELCVRLRQLGWKIFRLDAEMTLHDAQMFRFEQWWKRFLRAGHAYAEGAFLHGNSPERHWVKESRSIWLWGLVLPVSALSLAIPTHGWSLGLLAAYPLSTYRVYRYGKQRGLDDRDAILYAVSCVGGKFPNVVGQLKFHWNRWRGQTNQLIEYK; encoded by the coding sequence TTGAAGCAAGTGGGTGTCGTTGCGATCGGACGCAATGAAGGAGAACGACTACGGCAATGTTTAACCTCTGCCATCGCGCAACAAGTGGCTCAAGTTGTTTATGTTGATTCCGGCTCTACCGATGGCAGCGTTGAACTCGCCCGATCCCTGGGTGTAGACGTAGTTGAGCTTGACTTGTCGATTCCATTTACCGCTGCCCGCGCTCGCAATGCAGGTTTCGATCGACTCGTACAACTCCAACCCGCTCTAGAATTTGTTCAATTTGTCGATGGCGATTGTGAGCTTGTAGCTGGTTGGCTCGATCGTGCCTGTACCGAATTGATTGCTCATCCAGAGGTGGCAGTTGTTTGTGGGCGACGGCGAGAACGTTATCCCGAAAAATCTGTATATAACCGACTTTGCGATCTGGAATGGGATACTCCCATCGGAGAGACTAAAGCCTGTGGTGGTGATGCCATGATGCGAGTGGTAGCAATTCAGCAAGCGGGTGGATTTAACCCCACATTAATTGCCGGAGAGGAACCAGAACTGTGCGTGCGGTTACGGCAGTTGGGCTGGAAGATTTTTCGCCTAGATGCTGAGATGACCTTGCATGATGCCCAAATGTTTCGCTTCGAGCAATGGTGGAAGCGGTTTCTGCGGGCTGGACATGCTTATGCAGAAGGTGCTTTCCTACACGGAAACAGCCCAGAACGACACTGGGTAAAAGAGAGTCGCAGTATCTGGCTATGGGGACTCGTCCTCCCCGTGAGTGCTCTCAGCTTAGCAATCCCCACTCATGGTTGGAGCTTAGGCTTGCTGGCGGCTTATCCTCTCAGCACTTATCGCGTCTACCGCTATGGTAAACAGCGTGGTTTAGACGATCGTGATGCGATCTTATATGCTGTTTCCTGTGTGGGCGGGAAATTTCCCAATGTGGTAGGACAACTGAAGTTTCATTGGAATCGCTGGCGAGGACAAACCAATCAACTGATCGAGTACAAATAG